The Candidatus Cetobacterium colombiensis genome includes the window AGGTACACCCAGTAACATTTCGAACCTGGAAGTTAAGCCCATAAACGCTGAAAGTACTTGGGGGGCAGCCCCCTGGGAGGATAGGAAGTTGCCAATCTTTTTTTATTTTTTGTAATCTTTATATAAAAGAGGATTAAAATTTCAATTTCCTATTGTTTGATTATCAAATTTTTAATAAAAAAATGTATTTTTTCCAATCAAAATATCTTGACTTTTTTCATTTAATTGAGTATATTAATCATAGAAACAGAAAAAAATCAGGAGGTATTAGAATGCACGTAATAGATAAAGATACTTGTATTGGATGTGGAGCTTGCGAGGGAACTTGCCCAGTATCAGCAATATCAGCTGACGCTAATGGAAAATATGAAATTGGTGAGTCTTGTGTTGACTGTGGAGCTTGCGCAGGAGTTTGTCCAGTATCAGCAATAACAGCTTAGTAAAAAATGTATTTTAAAGCTTAGGAAAAACCTAGGCTTTATTTTTTTTTGTTTTTTTTGTATACTAAAACAAAAAGGGCGGTTATTATGAATTTAAATATAAGTCAAAAAGAAGCTGTAGAAACTATAGAAGGACCGTTACTAATAATAGCTGGTCCAGGCTCTGGTAAAACAAGAACTTTAGTAGAAAGAATGGTTTATATGATAAAAGAAAAAAATATAAAACCAGAAGAAATTATGGTTTCAACTTTTACTGAAAGAGCAGCTAGAGAATTATCTACAAGAATTGTAAATAGATTTAAAAATGAAAATTTTCATTTAGAAGGATTATATATAGGAACTCTTCATTCAATTTGCTTAAAAATAATTGATGAAAATATTTTCTATTCAAAATTAAAAAAAGGATATAGAGTTTTAGATAATATAGATCAAAAGTTTTTTATCTTTTCTAAGCTAAGAAAATTTAAAGAGATAAAGGGATTTAAAGAGTTTTTTAAAGATAAGGAATATTTAAATAATTGGAAAATAGGAGAAGTTTTATTAAAGTGGTTTAATAAATTTAGTGAAGAGGGAATAGAATTAAAAGGAGAAAAATTTTTAGAAAAAAGTTATAATTTGTATAAAGAAATTTTATTTAATGAAAATTGTTTAGATTTTTCAATGATTCAAAATGAAGCATATAGAATTTTAAAAGAAAATCCATCTAAAAATATGGAATTTCAAAATAAAATCAAATATATAATGATTGATGAGTATCAAGATACAAATACAATTCAGGAAAAACTAATATTTTTAATTGGGGGAAAAAAACAAAACATATGTGTTGTTGGTGATGATGATCAAGGAATATATAGATTTAGAGGAGCTACAATTAGAAATATATTACAATTTCCAGGAAGAGTTAATCAAAATTGTAAAGTGGTAAAATTAGAAGTTAATTATAGATCTGAAAAAGATATAGTTAATTTTTGTAAAGAATGGATAGATAGTTTATACTGGGATGAATATAGACATTCAAAAGAATTAGTAGTACCAAATGAAAAAAATTCCAATAGAACAAGAGTGGTTAAATTATCTGTAGAAGAATCTGAAAATAAATGGCAAGAAAGGATTGCTAATTTTTTAATATTTATGAAAAATTCGAAAAAAATAGAAGATTATAATCAAGTGGCTTTTTTATTTCGTTCTGTTAAAAATAGAAAGATTGTTTCATTGGCTCACTATTTAGAATATAGAGGAATTGGAGTTTATTCACCAAGATCTAATCTGTTTTTTTCTAGGGATGAAATTATGCAAATAGTTGGAATATTTCTTTATATATTATTAAGAAAAGATAGCAAAGTTAATAATACTGAATATAAATTAGACATACAAGATTATTACAAAAAATGTTTAAATATAGTAGAAAAGAAAATGAAAACAGATCTATTTTTTAAAAAAGAATTAGAAGATCTAAGGAATGATTATCAAGATATAAAAAGTAATAATTTAGG containing:
- a CDS encoding 4Fe-4S binding protein — protein: MHVIDKDTCIGCGACEGTCPVSAISADANGKYEIGESCVDCGACAGVCPVSAITA
- a CDS encoding ATP-dependent DNA helicase, which translates into the protein MNLNISQKEAVETIEGPLLIIAGPGSGKTRTLVERMVYMIKEKNIKPEEIMVSTFTERAARELSTRIVNRFKNENFHLEGLYIGTLHSICLKIIDENIFYSKLKKGYRVLDNIDQKFFIFSKLRKFKEIKGFKEFFKDKEYLNNWKIGEVLLKWFNKFSEEGIELKGEKFLEKSYNLYKEILFNENCLDFSMIQNEAYRILKENPSKNMEFQNKIKYIMIDEYQDTNTIQEKLIFLIGGKKQNICVVGDDDQGIYRFRGATIRNILQFPGRVNQNCKVVKLEVNYRSEKDIVNFCKEWIDSLYWDEYRHSKELVVPNEKNSNRTRVVKLSVEESENKWQERIANFLIFMKNSKKIEDYNQVAFLFRSVKNRKIVSLAHYLEYRGIGVYSPRSNLFFSRDEIMQIVGIFLYILLRKDSKVNNTEYKLDIQDYYKKCLNIVEKKMKTDLFFKKELEDLRNDYQDIKSNNLGNILNLYYRIISMNVFRYILENEKNGILENRALYNLGIFSKIVQKADNISNTTNLTEENIIKIGDYFFTMHLKYLKQNGIDEYEDIKDFAPKGAVSFLTIHQSKGLEFPIVIVGSLESTPEVEREDERDLEREYLPYNDFEPEYRIKDFDFWRLYYTAFSRAKNLLILTCVETSKGKKQVPSLPFKRVYELIPDILSGDLNFSELDIEKTNTIDIKESYSFTGDLLKYKECPYRYRLNKIFDFQRGKTMENFYGTLIHENLENINKNILNKIDLDIEKVKDDYFYSYEIMRKKDGISLKKEILDYGLEQIIKYCNSDFIKKDFISVEKELFVFRGKYTIEGKLDLIIEEDEKLKIIDFKTGTDSIDDEKLENYISQIKLYCYLLSLNSEKKVIGGEIYFIKNQKLIQIPYENGDEENILLDFDIITEKIEKGDFLEKSTNKEKCLKCEFKKHCFGINMI